The genomic segment CCGCGAGGTGGCCGTGGCGGCGGCGGTCAGTGTGGGCACGGCGCCGAACCAGGGCCCGTCGCGGAAGGTCCGCCACGACAGGTGGTCATAGGTGTAGGCGGCGTGGAAACCCAGTTCCTCGGCCCGCGTCCACTCGTCGCGGCCTCCCTCCTGCCAGCGTCGGACGGGAAGGATCACAGTGCTCAGGCGCAGTGAGGACGTCATGCTCGAAGCCTACGACGTGCCGAAATCGGAGGCAGCCGAAGGAGACCAGGGGAAACGACAAGAAGGGAGGCGAGGGGAGAGGGGAGAGACGAGGAGAGGCAAGGAGGCGGGGACGGGAACGGGCGGCAGTCGGCTCCATCTGTCGGCGCCGCGACAGGTCGAGCGGTGCGCGGACGGTCGGGCCCGAGCGGCGGGCGGTCAAGCGGTCAAGCGGTCAGCGGGCGGGCAGTCGGGCAGTCGGGCAGTCGGGCAGCGGAATCCTGGGTGATGGCCGGAGCGATGACCGAGCGATGGCCCCTCGGAGACGTACCGACTCAAATGTGCGCCCCTCCGCACGCACGTGCACCTCGGTGAGCGAGAATGAAATCGTGACCTCAGCTACCGACTCGCCGCCGCCTGCCACCACCCGGCTGATCGCCACCGACCTGGACGGCACCCTGCTGCGTGACGACAAGACCTTGTCGGACCGTACGGTCGCTGCTCTCGCAGCCGCCGAGGAGGCCGGGATTGAGGTCTTCTTCGTGACGGGGCGCCCGGCCCGCTGGATGAGTGTCGTCAGCGACTACGTCCACGGTCACGGCCTGGCCATCTGCGCCAACGGCGCCGCCGTAGTCGACCTTCACGCGGACGGAAGGCTCATCCAGGTCCGCCCCATGGACCGGACCGTGGCCCTCGAAGTGGTCAGTACCCTGCGCGCGGTCACCCCGGGCACTTCGTTCGCCGTGGAACTGGCCACCGGTATCCACTACGAGCCGACGTACCCCCCGTTCCAGTTCGAACCGGGCGCCGACATCGCGGTCGCCGAGAAGCTGCTGTACGAGGAGACACCGGGTTCCGGCTCTCCCGTACTGAAGATCCTCGCCCAGCACGACGAACTGGCCCCGGACGACTTCCTCACGGTGGCCCGTGCCGCGGTCGGCGATCTGGTCTCCTTCACCCGCTCCAGCCCCACCGCGCTGCTGGAGGCCAGCGGTATCGGAGTCTCCAAGGCCAGCACCCTCGCGCTCTGCTGCGCCGAGCGCGGGATCACACCCGCGGAGGTCGTGGCGTTCGGAGACATGCCCAACGACGTGGAAATGCTGAGCTGGGCGGGCACCTCGTACGCGATGGAGAACGCCCATCCGGCGGCTGTTGCCGCGGCCTCAGGCCGTACGGTCGCCAACAATGACGACGGCGTGGCGGTCGTCATCGAGCGCATCCTCGCCAAGCAGTCACCGCAGGCCGGCGCGCAGCCGTCGTGAACGGCCGTGCAGCCATCTTCCTTTGACGACCGCGCAGCCGTCGTCCGAGCACCACGCAGTCATCGTCCGACCACCAGGAGCACGGTCCCGCCCGACTCCACGCGCAAAGCCCGGCCACGCGCGTGAAGCCCGGCCACGCACGAAAACTGTTCCCGCCGCCGGTGTCCCCGCATCCGCCCTACAGCGGCGCCTCCCACACCACCGTCGCCCCGCCCCCGTCCTCCCCGATGCCACCCCCGAACCAACTGGCGCCGCCCAGCGACTCCGCCCGGCGCGCGAGGTTCCGCAGGCCGCTGCGCCGACCGTCCGCCGGGATGCCCACCCCGTCGTCGGCGACCGACAGACGTACCGCGTCCCGGCCGTCGGGCAGGGTGGCCGTCGCGTCGACGACCACGTCGATCCGTGATGCCTCGGCGTGCCGGAAGGCATTGGACAACGCCTCGCGCAACGCCGCGATGAGGTTCTTTCCGGTGAGTTCACCGACGAGGGTGTCGACCGCGCCCAGGAATCGGTGTGACGGTGTGAAACCGAGCGGCACGGACGCCATGTTGATCTCGCGCAGCACCCGGATGCGCAGCCCGGACAGTGTCTCGGCCGGCTCCTGCTGGAGCGCGAAGATCGCGGTGCGGATCTCCTGGATGGTCACGTCGAGTTCGTCGACGGCCCGTCCGACCCCCGTCCGCACCTCCGGCACGCCCGAGGTGCGCTGCGCGCTCTCCAGCATCATCCCGGTCGCGAACAGGCGCTGGATGACGAGATCGTGCAGATCACGGGCGATCCGGTCCCGGTCCTCGTACACCGCGAGACGTTCCCGGTCCCGTTGCGCGTCGGCGGTCATCAGCGCGAGCGCGGCCTGCGAGGCGAACTGGACGGCGAGGGTCCGTTCGGCCCCGGTGAACGGTCTGGCCCTCGGCGCCCGTGGCGTGGCGAGCGCTCCGAGCACCTGTCCGCCGTTGCGCAGGGGCAGCAGCATGTTGGGCCCGAACCGTCCGGCAAGCCCGGTCACCATGCGGTCGTCGCTGCCCGAGTCGTCGACGAACACCGCCTCGCCGCTCAGCAGCGCCCTCACCACCGGGCTCTCCGGAGGAATGACCGCCCCGAGCAGGGCGGTCGGGTCGTCGGCCGACACCGCGACGATCTCCAGACCGCCCTCACCGGTCGGCAGGAGCACGATCCCGGCGGTGGAGACCGCGAGCCGACGGGCCTGTTCGGCGACGACGGAGAGCGCTTCGTCGGCGTCCCCGCCCGACAGCAGAGCGGTCGTCACGGCGACCGAACCGTCGATCCACCGCTCCCGCTGCCGAGCCGCCTCGTACAGCCGCGCGTTGCCGATGGCGATCCCGGCCTCGGCGGCGAGCACACGGACCATCTGGAGGTCGTAGTCGCTGAAGGCGTCCCCATCGGTCTTCTCGGCCAGATAGAGGTTGCCGAAGACCTCCCCCCGCGCCCGGACGGGGACACCGAGAAACGTACGCGTCGTGGGGTGCCCCGGCGGAAAGCCGGCCGCCCGGGGATCGGTCGTCAGGTCGGGCAGCAGGACGAGGGCCGGGTCGTGGCTCAGCGCTTCCAGCAGCCCTGCGTGGCCGTCGGGCGGACGGCCCGTCTCCCGCCCCTCTTCCGGCGGGACACCGAAGGTGACGAAATCGGAAAGGCCCCGACCGGCCTCGTCGACGACACCGATCGCCGCGTAACGGGCATGGACGAGGTCGGCCGCCGTCTCACAGATCCGGTCGAGGGTGGCCCGCAGTTCGAGCCCGGTGCCGACGGCGCGCATGGCCTCCAGCAACAGCGGTACGCGAGAGGTCAGCTCCGTGGACAGACCCTGGAGGCCGTGGGCCGCCCGGGTGGCGGCTTCGAGTGAGTCCTTCGGATGGGGCTCTGCCATACCCAGAGCCTAATTAGTCCGCTTTGTTATGAACAGCCGGGTTACTGGCACCGCAGCGGGATGGCCGAGATCGGTGAAAGCCCTGCCACCGCTCCGGCGTCTTCACCCCGCCCGTGCCTCCGTCACACCTCCGTCCCTCCACCCCTACACCCGCACAACCTCCCGTTCACGCTCCACCATCCGGCGCAGCGGGCCGTCGGCCGCCGCCAGCTCCGCGTACGGGCCGCGCTGCGCCACCCGGCCCTCGTCCAGCACCACCACTTCGTCGACGGCGTCGAGCCCTGCCAGCCGGTGCGTGATCAGGAGCGTCGTACGTCCCACGGTGGCCGCCAGCAGGTCGGCGGTCAGCGCGTCCGCCGTGGCCAGATCGAGGTGTTCCGCCGGTTCGTCGAGTACGAGTACGGGGAAGTCGGCCAGGAGCGCGCGGGCCAACGCGAGCCGCTGTCGCTGGCCTCCGGAGAGCCGGGCACCGTGCTCACCGACGAGGGTGTCGAGCCCGTCGGGCTGTTCCTCGGCCCAGTCCAGCAACCGGGCCCTGCGGAGAGCCGCGCGGAGTTCCGCGTCGGTCGCTCCGGTACGGGCCAGTCGCAGGTTCTCCCGGATGGAGCTGTCGAAGATGTGCGCGTCCTGGGCGCACAGCCCGACGAACCGGCGGACGGTGTCCCCTTCCAGTGCGGACGCGTCGACGCCGCCGATCCGGTACGTCCCCGAGCGGGCGTCCAGGAAGCGCAGCATGACCTGTGCGAGTGTCGTCTTGCCTGACCCCGAGGAGCCCACGACGGCGATCCTGCGGCCCGCCACCAGCGTCAGCTCGACACCGTCGAGCGCGTCCCGGTCCGCTCCGGCATGGCGGGCGCACAGACCCCGTATCTCCAACGGGAACGGTGAGGCAGGCGCGTCGGCGGGGGTCGCGGGCTCCTGGACCGGGACCGGCGCGTCCAGCACTTCGTACACCCGCTCCGCACTCCGCTTGACCCGGCGGCGGTACTGGACGGCGAGCGGGAGACCGGTCACGGCCTCGAAGGCGGCGAGCGGGGTGAGTACCACCACCGCGAGCTCCACACCCTCGATCCGTCCCTCGTACACCGCGCGGACACCGACGATCGCGGCTCCGACCACCGTGAGGCCGCAGATCAGCGCGGACAACCCGGCGCCGAGCGCGGTGGCGGTGGCGGACCTGGCGGCGATCCCGGTCAGTACGTCGTCGGCCCGGCGTGCCTTCGTCCGCCGGTCGGGCAGCGCGCCCGCGACGGCCAGCTCGGCCGTACCGCTGAGCAGATCGGTGACCCGGGTGGCCAGTGCGGCACGGGCCGGAGCCAGTTGGCGCTCCGCGTGCCGGGCACAGGCCCCACTGACCAGTGGCACCCCCACCCCGGCCAACAGCAGTCCGACCGCCAGCACGACACCCGCCTCGGGCAGCAGCCAGCCGGTGAACCCGGCCGCGGCGACCCCGACGACGACCGCGGTTCCGGCGGGCAGCAGCCACCTCAGCCAGTAGTCCTGCCAGGCGTCCACATCGGCGACGAGCCGGGACAGCAGATCCCCGCGTCGCGTCTGCCGCAGCCCCGTCGGCGCGATCCGCTCCAGTGCCCGGTACACCGCGACGCGCAGCTCGGCCAGCATCCTGAGCACCGCGTCATGCGAGACGAGCCGCTCGGCGTAGCGGAAGACGGCGCGTCCGATGCCGAAGGCACGGGTCGCTGTGACGGCCACCATCAGATGGAGCACCGGGGGCTGTTCGGAGGCGCGGGAGATCAGCCACCCCGACACGGCCATGAGCCCGACCGCCGAACCGACCGCGAGACTGCCCAGCAGCAGCGCGAGCGCCAGCTGTCCGCGCTGCGCTCCCGCCGCCGCCCGGACCCGGGCCAGCACCCGTCCGGGGCGTCCGGCGTCTGTAGGACGCCCGGAGCCCACGGAGCCACCGA from the Streptomyces sp. AM 4-1-1 genome contains:
- a CDS encoding Cof-type HAD-IIB family hydrolase; this translates as MTSATDSPPPATTRLIATDLDGTLLRDDKTLSDRTVAALAAAEEAGIEVFFVTGRPARWMSVVSDYVHGHGLAICANGAAVVDLHADGRLIQVRPMDRTVALEVVSTLRAVTPGTSFAVELATGIHYEPTYPPFQFEPGADIAVAEKLLYEETPGSGSPVLKILAQHDELAPDDFLTVARAAVGDLVSFTRSSPTALLEASGIGVSKASTLALCCAERGITPAEVVAFGDMPNDVEMLSWAGTSYAMENAHPAAVAAASGRTVANNDDGVAVVIERILAKQSPQAGAQPS
- a CDS encoding GAF domain-containing protein, with product MAEPHPKDSLEAATRAAHGLQGLSTELTSRVPLLLEAMRAVGTGLELRATLDRICETAADLVHARYAAIGVVDEAGRGLSDFVTFGVPPEEGRETGRPPDGHAGLLEALSHDPALVLLPDLTTDPRAAGFPPGHPTTRTFLGVPVRARGEVFGNLYLAEKTDGDAFSDYDLQMVRVLAAEAGIAIGNARLYEAARQRERWIDGSVAVTTALLSGGDADEALSVVAEQARRLAVSTAGIVLLPTGEGGLEIVAVSADDPTALLGAVIPPESPVVRALLSGEAVFVDDSGSDDRMVTGLAGRFGPNMLLPLRNGGQVLGALATPRAPRARPFTGAERTLAVQFASQAALALMTADAQRDRERLAVYEDRDRIARDLHDLVIQRLFATGMMLESAQRTSGVPEVRTGVGRAVDELDVTIQEIRTAIFALQQEPAETLSGLRIRVLREINMASVPLGFTPSHRFLGAVDTLVGELTGKNLIAALREALSNAFRHAEASRIDVVVDATATLPDGRDAVRLSVADDGVGIPADGRRSGLRNLARRAESLGGASWFGGGIGEDGGGATVVWEAPL